A genomic region of Longimicrobium sp. contains the following coding sequences:
- a CDS encoding DsbA family oxidoreductase, with translation MKVEIYSDVACPWCYIGKRRFERALAALPGADQVEVVYRPYQLNPDAPATAFPLQQYLAQRFGPQGAQMARQVTETARAEGIVMDFDSAMAANTLDAHRLLRLAEREYGSGVQQALKEKLLEAHFGQGADIGDAGVLETLAAGTGMDGERVRGYLAGGEGRREVKDEIAQAQRLGITAVPTFVIDGRYAVQGAQPASAFLQVLEQVAGEAKESGASAGGERCDEGSCAA, from the coding sequence ATGAAGGTAGAGATCTATTCGGACGTGGCGTGCCCCTGGTGCTACATCGGCAAGCGGCGCTTCGAGCGCGCGCTGGCGGCGCTTCCCGGGGCCGACCAGGTGGAGGTCGTTTACCGGCCCTACCAGCTGAACCCCGACGCCCCCGCCACCGCGTTTCCGCTGCAGCAGTACCTGGCGCAGCGGTTCGGGCCGCAGGGCGCGCAGATGGCGCGGCAGGTGACGGAGACGGCGCGGGCCGAGGGCATCGTCATGGACTTCGATTCCGCGATGGCCGCAAACACCTTGGATGCACATCGGCTGCTTCGCCTGGCGGAGCGCGAATACGGCTCCGGCGTGCAGCAGGCGCTCAAGGAAAAGCTCCTGGAGGCGCACTTCGGCCAGGGCGCCGACATCGGTGACGCCGGCGTGCTGGAAACGCTGGCCGCCGGCACCGGGATGGACGGCGAGCGGGTGCGGGGCTACCTGGCAGGCGGCGAGGGCCGGCGGGAGGTCAAGGACGAGATCGCGCAGGCGCAGCGCCTGGGGATCACCGCCGTGCCCACCTTCGTCATCGACGGCCGCTACGCCGTTCAGGGCGCCCAGCCGGCCTCGGCGTTCCTGCAGGTGCTGGAGCAGGTGGCCGGCGAGGCGAAGGAATCCGGTGCAAGTGCCGGCGGCGAGCGCTGCGACGAGGGGAGCTGCGCGGCCTAG
- a CDS encoding nitroreductase family protein, producing MSTTTDLLNVRDAALQRRSIRAFEPLPIPREDLDGILDVVRLAPSAFNVQPWRFVIVETPELKAQLAAAAFNQRQVHSAPAVIVLYSDMQDALATIDETIHPGMDAVQRATTRQTILRSFQGQSPDQREAWGAAQAHIALGYLLLAAEAHGYQTSPMAGFDAEAVKRLLNLPENARVPALVAIGRGTEEGFPHHRHALERIARAA from the coding sequence ATGAGCACCACTACCGACCTGTTGAACGTGCGAGACGCGGCCCTGCAGCGCCGCTCCATCCGCGCGTTCGAACCGCTGCCCATTCCGCGCGAGGACCTCGACGGCATCCTGGACGTGGTTCGCCTGGCGCCCTCGGCGTTCAACGTGCAGCCCTGGCGCTTCGTGATCGTCGAAACCCCCGAGCTCAAGGCGCAGCTGGCGGCGGCGGCCTTCAACCAGCGGCAGGTGCATTCCGCCCCCGCGGTCATCGTGCTGTACAGCGACATGCAGGACGCGCTGGCCACCATCGACGAGACGATCCACCCCGGGATGGACGCCGTGCAGCGCGCCACCACGCGGCAGACCATCCTGCGCTCGTTCCAGGGGCAGAGCCCGGACCAGCGCGAGGCGTGGGGGGCGGCGCAGGCGCACATCGCCCTCGGGTACCTGCTGCTGGCGGCGGAGGCGCATGGCTACCAGACTTCGCCCATGGCCGGGTTCGACGCCGAAGCCGTCAAGCGCCTGCTGAACCTGCCCGAGAACGCGCGCGTCCCGGCGCTGGTGGCCATCGGCCGCGGCACCGAAGAGGGCTTCCCCCACCACCGCCACGCGCTGGAGCGCATCGCCCGCGCCGCCTGA
- a CDS encoding helix-turn-helix domain-containing protein, whose product MSDATRLCPHFHRAVELIGRRWTGAIIFVLLNQRCRFAGLRAAIPEITDRMLSERLRELEAEGIVERSVIPDTPVRVEYALTDKGRALAAAVDALGTWAHDWLAQAPANAE is encoded by the coding sequence ATGAGCGACGCCACTCGTCTATGCCCGCACTTTCACCGCGCCGTCGAGCTGATCGGCCGGCGCTGGACGGGCGCCATCATCTTTGTCCTGCTGAACCAGCGCTGCCGGTTCGCGGGGCTGCGCGCGGCCATTCCCGAGATCACCGACCGGATGCTCTCGGAGCGGCTGCGCGAGCTGGAGGCAGAAGGAATCGTGGAGCGCAGCGTGATTCCCGACACGCCGGTGCGGGTGGAGTACGCCCTGACCGACAAGGGCCGCGCGCTGGCCGCGGCGGTGGACGCGCTGGGCACCTGGGCGCACGACTGGCTGGCCCAGGCGCCTGCTAATGCGGAGTAA
- a CDS encoding tetratricopeptide repeat protein produces MSKKKRAPAPPKAPPAAEQAPLSPGMRRLFTAITVALPFILLLLLEVGLRVAGYGESHPLFVRAEGRPEFMHPNPDVAKRYFPKGTIVPLPHLDFFRAERRPETFRIIFQGESSAAGFPYRHGGAPSRMLQQRLQATFPDRDIEVVNTALTAVNSYTLLDLAGEVIAQRPDAVMIYTGHNEYYGVFGVGSSQSAGRARWLTKAYLRLRHLRIAQLMGSLFGRGAAPAGEGGEPRTVMELMAGDQRIPLGSARYREGVEQFRANLRELLGRYRAAGIPVFIGTVASNERDQPPFVSGLAPGTDSAAWGRAYRAGLEAMGRGDPAGAERALREAVRMDSTAADALYALGRVYNARGDAGRARVHYRAAKEADQLRFRAPEALNRVIREEAARHGATVVETQRALERAAPGGSIGGTLMLEHLHPNVDGYFLIADAFYEALRARRMIGPWTRPVLAAEARRAVPVTAADSLVGVFRADRVRSGWPFRPRGTRATPLVDTLQPRTPEEQLAQAMVGGSLPWPEAMDRLRGHYEQTGQWEQALRVARALAQEYRTEPRPLLDGGRIAYTLGRYDEALGWFQAANAREESSESLRLIGVILLRKNDHAAALAHLRRAAMLDPGDQRLAQALRAAEALPGLEQQRTRTPGDASLLYNLATVYALTYQYEKAKSTLADLRRVSPAHPGADRLQAQLPP; encoded by the coding sequence ATGAGCAAGAAAAAGCGAGCCCCCGCGCCTCCGAAAGCACCGCCCGCGGCCGAGCAGGCGCCACTCTCACCGGGGATGCGGCGGCTGTTCACCGCCATCACCGTCGCGTTGCCGTTCATCCTGCTCCTTCTGCTGGAGGTGGGGCTGCGCGTGGCGGGATATGGTGAAAGCCATCCCCTTTTCGTACGGGCGGAGGGGCGCCCGGAGTTCATGCATCCCAACCCCGACGTCGCTAAGCGTTACTTTCCCAAGGGCACCATCGTCCCGCTGCCGCACCTGGACTTCTTTCGCGCGGAGCGGCGGCCGGAAACGTTCCGCATCATCTTCCAGGGCGAGTCGTCCGCGGCCGGGTTTCCGTACCGCCACGGCGGCGCGCCCTCGCGAATGCTTCAACAGCGGCTGCAGGCCACCTTTCCCGACAGGGACATCGAGGTGGTGAACACCGCGCTCACCGCCGTCAACTCGTACACGCTGCTGGACCTGGCCGGCGAGGTCATCGCCCAGCGGCCGGACGCGGTGATGATCTACACCGGGCACAACGAGTACTACGGCGTGTTCGGCGTGGGCTCGTCGCAGTCGGCGGGGCGCGCGCGGTGGCTGACGAAGGCGTACCTGCGGCTGCGGCACCTGCGCATCGCCCAGCTGATGGGGAGCCTGTTCGGCCGGGGCGCCGCGCCCGCGGGGGAGGGCGGCGAGCCGCGGACGGTGATGGAGCTGATGGCCGGCGACCAGCGCATTCCCCTGGGCTCCGCGCGCTACCGGGAGGGCGTCGAGCAGTTCCGCGCCAACCTGCGCGAGCTGCTGGGCCGCTACCGGGCCGCGGGAATCCCCGTGTTCATCGGCACGGTGGCGAGCAACGAGCGCGACCAGCCGCCCTTCGTCAGCGGCCTTGCGCCGGGCACGGACTCAGCGGCGTGGGGACGCGCCTACCGTGCCGGACTCGAGGCGATGGGGCGGGGCGACCCTGCGGGGGCGGAGCGTGCACTGCGCGAGGCGGTACGGATGGACAGCACCGCGGCGGACGCGTTGTACGCGTTGGGGCGGGTCTACAACGCCCGGGGCGATGCCGGCCGGGCGCGCGTTCACTACCGCGCCGCCAAGGAGGCCGACCAGCTCCGCTTCCGTGCGCCGGAAGCGCTGAACCGGGTGATCCGCGAAGAAGCCGCCCGCCACGGGGCGACGGTGGTGGAAACGCAGCGCGCACTGGAGCGGGCCGCGCCTGGGGGGTCCATCGGGGGCACGCTGATGCTGGAGCACCTTCACCCCAACGTGGACGGCTACTTCCTGATCGCCGACGCGTTCTACGAGGCGCTGAGGGCGCGGCGGATGATCGGGCCGTGGACCCGCCCCGTCCTGGCGGCGGAGGCGCGGCGCGCCGTTCCGGTGACGGCGGCGGACTCGCTGGTGGGGGTGTTCCGGGCAGACCGCGTGCGCTCGGGATGGCCGTTCCGTCCGCGGGGCACCCGGGCCACGCCGTTGGTCGACACGTTGCAGCCGCGCACGCCCGAAGAGCAGCTCGCGCAGGCGATGGTGGGCGGATCGCTCCCCTGGCCCGAAGCGATGGACCGCCTGCGCGGCCACTACGAGCAGACCGGCCAGTGGGAGCAGGCGCTGCGCGTGGCCCGCGCGCTGGCGCAGGAGTACCGCACCGAGCCGCGCCCGCTGCTGGACGGCGGGCGCATCGCCTACACACTGGGGCGCTACGACGAAGCGCTGGGCTGGTTCCAGGCCGCCAACGCCCGCGAAGAGAGCTCCGAAAGCCTGCGGCTGATCGGCGTGATCCTGCTGCGGAAGAACGACCACGCGGCCGCGCTGGCGCACCTTCGCCGCGCGGCCATGCTGGATCCCGGCGACCAGCGCCTTGCGCAGGCGCTCCGCGCCGCCGAGGCCCTCCCCGGCCTGGAGCAGCAGCGCACCCGCACCCCGGGCGACGCCAGCCTGCTGTACAACCTCGCCACCGTCTACGCGCTCACCTACCAGTACGAAAAGGCGAAGTCCACCCTCGCCGACCTCCGCCGCGTGAGCCCCGCGCATCCGGGCGCGGACAGGCTCCAAGCTCAGCTCCCGCCCTGA
- a CDS encoding NAD(P)/FAD-dependent oxidoreductase has translation MARPDAVVVGSGPNGLAAAIALAQAGRRVVVREAADTIGGGMRTEELTLPGFHHDVCSTVHPLGVSSPFFRALPLAEHGLEWVHSPACLAHPQDDGTVAMLERSMEETGATLGPDARAWKKLMNPWVRRWLVLAEDVLGPLEFPDHPLLLARFGVYGIRPAYGLAKRRFQGELARALFAGNAAHSMVPLTRSPTAAFGLTLAAAGHAVGWPIARGGSQSIANALASYLRSLAGEIVTGAPVDNVDEFQGVPLVLLDLTPRQVLRVAGHRLSGRYRRALGRFRYGAGSFKIDWALSGPIPWRSPECARAATVHLGGTLDEIAASEHAPLEGKVPEKPFVLLVQPTLFDPSRAPAGKQIAWAYCHVPFGCDVDMTKAIEDQVERYAPGFRDVVLHRNVMPPSALERHNPNLVGGDISAGAMTLRQVFFRPAPRKIPYSTPVPGLYLCSASTPPGGAVHGMCGYYAAEAALKHPITAPDHA, from the coding sequence ATGGCACGTCCGGACGCGGTGGTGGTGGGATCGGGGCCCAACGGGCTGGCGGCGGCCATCGCGCTGGCGCAGGCGGGGCGGCGCGTGGTGGTGCGCGAGGCGGCGGATACCATCGGCGGGGGGATGCGCACCGAGGAGCTGACGCTTCCCGGCTTTCACCACGACGTGTGCTCCACCGTGCACCCGCTGGGCGTGTCGTCGCCTTTTTTTCGGGCGCTGCCGCTGGCCGAGCACGGGCTGGAGTGGGTGCACTCGCCGGCCTGCCTGGCGCACCCGCAGGACGATGGCACGGTGGCCATGCTGGAGCGGTCGATGGAGGAGACCGGCGCCACGCTGGGCCCCGACGCGCGCGCCTGGAAGAAGCTGATGAACCCGTGGGTGCGCCGCTGGCTGGTGCTGGCGGAAGACGTGCTGGGCCCGCTGGAGTTTCCCGACCACCCGCTGCTGCTGGCGCGCTTTGGCGTGTACGGAATCCGGCCGGCGTACGGGCTGGCCAAGCGCCGGTTCCAGGGCGAGCTGGCGCGCGCGCTGTTCGCGGGGAACGCCGCCCACAGCATGGTGCCCCTCACCCGCTCGCCCACGGCCGCCTTCGGGCTGACGCTCGCTGCCGCGGGGCACGCCGTGGGGTGGCCCATCGCCCGCGGCGGCTCGCAAAGCATCGCGAATGCGCTGGCCTCGTACCTCCGCTCGCTGGCCGGAGAGATCGTCACGGGCGCGCCGGTGGACAACGTCGACGAGTTCCAGGGCGTGCCGCTGGTGCTGCTGGACCTGACGCCCCGTCAGGTGCTGCGGGTGGCGGGGCACCGCCTGTCGGGGCGCTACAGGCGTGCGCTGGGGCGGTTTCGCTACGGCGCGGGCTCGTTCAAGATCGACTGGGCGCTCAGCGGCCCCATCCCCTGGCGCAGCCCGGAGTGCGCGCGCGCGGCCACGGTGCACCTGGGGGGCACGCTGGACGAGATCGCGGCGTCGGAGCACGCGCCGCTGGAGGGAAAGGTTCCCGAAAAGCCGTTCGTGCTGCTGGTGCAGCCGACGCTGTTCGACCCGTCGCGCGCTCCAGCGGGAAAGCAGATCGCCTGGGCGTACTGCCACGTGCCGTTCGGGTGCGACGTCGACATGACGAAGGCGATCGAAGACCAGGTGGAGCGCTACGCACCCGGGTTCCGCGACGTGGTGCTGCACCGGAACGTGATGCCGCCCTCCGCGCTGGAGCGGCACAACCCCAACCTGGTGGGCGGCGACATCAGCGCGGGCGCCATGACGCTGCGGCAGGTGTTCTTTCGCCCGGCGCCGCGAAAGATCCCGTATTCCACGCCCGTGCCGGGGCTGTACCTGTGCTCGGCCTCTACGCCGCCGGGCGGAGCGGTACACGGGATGTGCGGCTACTACGCCGCCGAAGCCGCGCTGAAGCATCCCATCACCGCGCCCGACCACGCGTAG
- a CDS encoding ATP-binding protein: protein MQLLTRLDPAEDVEVEYKRAHGGIPRDVWESISAFANTRGGCIVLGVNESGGFEVEGVSNADARRKELWDALRNPQKLSSAVCDERDVSVEHVDGAALVIIRVPAVPRTERPVYINGNPYQGTYVRRHSADYKCGKPEVDRMIREASGDHADLVVLEGFGLADLDRYALSGYRNRFQTHDPANPKNELDDWAFLKSLGGAMKDRRSGVEALTRAGLLMFGLPEAIREWRGRHLIDFRSLSGTTDVYERWLDRIAWEGHLYGAFFTIFPGLTVSLPTPFELQDEVRSGQTAVHTALREALVNLLVHADYVESEASLILRSPDGFLFRNPGTSRVPEDDMLIGNRSDPRNPTIARMFRQIGLAEEAGTGIPKIVQLWRKLGFQLPDIHQSTERYEFTIELRYAHLIPADDRNWLQSLGDHWTEEEQLALVLAKHEGMVDNQRLRSLTGVHPADATAVLGRLRQRGLLDPQGGGSKTWYQLSPHLREDAGLPDNSERIGISPEEWDEMVNLARPLRDALRQRKRPARLERDRTIVALCRRMPLALEELEELLGYTRSGMRGIVQDLVKQRALQYRYPERPTHPHQRYLAGDSSHVAS from the coding sequence ATGCAGCTGCTGACCAGACTCGATCCCGCGGAAGACGTAGAGGTCGAGTACAAGCGTGCCCACGGAGGAATCCCCCGCGACGTATGGGAATCCATCAGTGCGTTCGCAAACACCCGGGGCGGTTGCATCGTACTCGGCGTCAACGAGAGTGGCGGTTTCGAGGTGGAAGGCGTTTCCAATGCCGACGCGCGGCGGAAGGAGCTTTGGGATGCACTGCGAAATCCGCAGAAGCTCAGTAGCGCGGTATGCGATGAGCGAGATGTGTCGGTCGAGCACGTCGATGGCGCTGCGTTGGTGATCATCCGGGTTCCAGCCGTGCCCCGAACCGAGCGACCGGTATACATCAACGGAAATCCGTACCAGGGAACCTACGTCCGCCGTCACTCCGCGGATTACAAATGCGGCAAGCCCGAGGTCGATCGCATGATCCGCGAGGCTTCCGGTGACCACGCCGACCTGGTGGTACTGGAAGGATTCGGGCTTGCGGATCTCGACAGGTACGCGCTGTCAGGATACAGAAATCGCTTTCAGACGCACGATCCGGCGAATCCCAAGAACGAACTCGACGATTGGGCGTTCCTGAAATCGCTGGGTGGGGCAATGAAGGACCGACGCAGTGGGGTGGAAGCGCTGACGCGGGCGGGGCTCCTGATGTTCGGGCTACCGGAGGCGATCCGCGAATGGAGAGGACGGCACCTGATCGACTTCCGCTCGCTTTCGGGCACAACGGATGTCTATGAACGCTGGCTGGACCGCATCGCTTGGGAAGGCCATCTATACGGCGCCTTCTTCACCATCTTCCCCGGGCTAACCGTTAGCCTGCCGACTCCCTTCGAACTACAGGATGAAGTTCGAAGTGGGCAAACTGCGGTTCACACTGCACTGCGCGAGGCGCTGGTCAACCTGCTCGTACATGCCGACTACGTGGAGAGCGAAGCCTCGCTCATTCTGCGGTCACCAGACGGTTTCCTCTTCCGCAACCCGGGTACGTCTCGCGTCCCGGAAGACGACATGCTCATCGGCAACCGGTCAGATCCACGGAACCCCACGATCGCACGCATGTTCCGGCAGATCGGTCTTGCAGAAGAAGCAGGCACGGGGATTCCCAAGATCGTACAGCTATGGCGCAAGCTGGGCTTCCAGCTTCCGGATATCCATCAGAGCACGGAACGATACGAGTTCACCATCGAGCTGCGATACGCTCACCTCATTCCTGCGGACGATCGCAACTGGCTCCAATCCCTTGGCGATCATTGGACGGAAGAGGAGCAGCTGGCGCTCGTGCTCGCAAAACATGAGGGGATGGTCGATAACCAGCGCTTGCGCAGCCTCACGGGGGTACACCCGGCGGATGCGACCGCGGTACTCGGAAGATTGCGTCAGCGAGGGCTCCTCGACCCGCAGGGGGGCGGCTCGAAGACGTGGTACCAACTTTCTCCACACCTCCGCGAGGACGCAGGCCTTCCTGACAATTCGGAGCGCATCGGCATCTCGCCCGAGGAGTGGGATGAAATGGTAAACCTTGCCCGACCTCTGCGTGATGCCCTTCGGCAGAGGAAGCGCCCTGCACGATTGGAACGTGACCGCACGATCGTCGCACTCTGCAGGCGTATGCCGCTCGCCTTGGAAGAGCTTGAGGAGCTTCTTGGGTATACGAGGAGCGGGATGCGGGGCATTGTACAAGATCTCGTGAAACAACGAGCACTTCAGTACCGATACCCAGAACGTCCGACGCACCCTCACCAGCGGTACTTAGCTGGTGACTCGTCTCACGTGGCTAGTTGA
- a CDS encoding L,D-transpeptidase, with the protein MLRSWIGTALAGALLMTAGCTVKDSSDEPANTGDAAAAAPAQPQAQTPAAQPAPPPMPPPDLRLEVNVGERKLYVYRNDQVVSTHAIAVGTDEWPTRTGEWTVGQVVFNPRWTPPTDEEWAKDEEVAEPGDADNPLGRIQMVYDPPRSIHGTNEPESLGKAASHGSIRISNADGLRVARMVMQSGGAAKDDAWIQRVQANRTERVEVAIPNPIPIRVVSGGDTESSYRPGESNKGQSGSGEQEKDKSGSREKEKEKSGSGA; encoded by the coding sequence ATGCTGCGAAGCTGGATAGGAACGGCGCTGGCCGGCGCGCTGCTGATGACGGCGGGATGCACGGTCAAGGACAGCTCTGACGAACCCGCCAACACGGGCGACGCGGCCGCCGCGGCGCCCGCGCAGCCGCAGGCCCAGACCCCCGCGGCCCAGCCCGCCCCCCCGCCCATGCCGCCGCCCGACCTGCGGCTGGAGGTGAACGTGGGCGAGCGCAAGCTGTACGTGTACCGCAACGACCAGGTAGTCAGCACGCACGCCATCGCCGTGGGCACGGACGAGTGGCCCACGCGCACGGGCGAGTGGACCGTCGGCCAGGTGGTGTTCAACCCGCGCTGGACGCCGCCCACGGACGAGGAGTGGGCCAAGGACGAAGAGGTGGCGGAGCCGGGCGACGCCGACAACCCGCTCGGGCGCATTCAGATGGTGTACGATCCACCGCGCTCCATCCACGGCACCAACGAGCCGGAGTCGCTGGGCAAGGCGGCGTCGCACGGCTCTATCCGCATCTCCAACGCCGACGGGCTGCGGGTGGCGCGCATGGTCATGCAGTCCGGCGGCGCGGCCAAGGACGACGCGTGGATCCAGCGCGTGCAGGCCAATCGCACGGAGCGGGTGGAGGTGGCCATCCCCAACCCCATCCCCATCCGCGTGGTCTCCGGCGGCGACACCGAGAGCTCGTACCGGCCTGGAGAGAGCAACAAGGGACAGAGCGGGTCGGGCGAGCAGGAGAAGGACAAGAGCGGCTCGCGTGAGAAGGAGAAAGAAAAGAGCGGCTCCGGGGCCTGA